Proteins from one Hemibagrus wyckioides isolate EC202008001 linkage group LG16, SWU_Hwy_1.0, whole genome shotgun sequence genomic window:
- the ddhd2 gene encoding phospholipase DDHD2 — protein sequence MDPQPEPYKPVQCHWFYKQTAEGRDSWKPFSTEDSLRLEDTHTRGCDDKVVVATEGKRYDVRLKERRRYAVYWDQAPSEVRRCSWFHKGSKELYFTPYTEEISELLEEAYMISVSLNEWKRQLELRTGETVIFHNPKLITQHPNFSLDCPPSPSERTQPRTLKRGVENIPVEIPQGEPDAVDHLVFMVHGIGPACDLRLRGIVQCVNEFRSAALALTKSHFSSGDDNRAVGRVEFLPVNWHRVLHGETTGVDRDMERITLPSIRGLRQFANDTVLDLFFYNSATYCQTIVDTVASEINHLYSVFLQRNPQFTGAVSVAGHSLGSLILFDLLTNQKTGAESTNAAQDGPKDEDPGSSSGSDCTCCESLEEALMSIGMEEHLGILQREQMDMESLMLCSDSDLRDLGIPLGPCKKIMNCVKQWKHRSAAHTGKHSSDTEERNSPEIQSLIRESRPKTSAVDYQHFDVGIGQVSINYPQLSFRPQAFFAFGSPIGMFLTVRGLKRIDPNYSFPTCSSFYNIFHPFDPVAYRIEPMILPPDMEVAPMLMPHHKGRKRMHLELKEGLTRVGTDLLGSLRTVWQSFSQLPVSALAEGNDTATAVCTAEEMETSPQEQEERKMIQVGKLNGGRRIDYVLQEKPIESFNEYLFAIQSHLCYWESEDTALLVLKEVYGNGDCKSPQQ from the exons ATGGACCCACAGCCTGAGCCGTACAAACCAGTGCAGTGTCACTGGTTCTACAAGCAGACAGCGGAAGGCAGAGACTCATGGAAGCCGTTCAGTACTGAAGATTCACTCCGACTGGAGGACACTCACACACGTG gctgtgATGACAAGGTGGTGGTGGCCACAGAAGGCAAGCGTTATGATGTGAGATTAAAGGAGAGACGCCGTTATGCCGTTTACTGGGATCAGGCTCCGTCTGAAGTGCGCAGATGTTCCTGGTTTCACAAAGGAAGCAAGGAGCTGTACTTCACTCCTTACACCGAGGAGATCAGCGAGCTGCTGGAG GAGGCCTACATGATCTCTGTGTCCCTCAACGAGTGGAAAAGACAGTTAGAGCTGCGTACAGGAGAAACTGTCATCTTTCACAACCCGAAG CTGATCACCCAGCACCCGAACTTTTCCTTGGACTGTCCTCCGTCTCCGAGTGAAAGAACACAACCCAGAACACTGAAGAGAGGGGTGGAGAACATTCCTGTGGAAATCCCACAGG gaGAACCAGATGCGGTGGACCACCTGGTGTTCATGGTTCATGGCATTGGTCCAGCGTGTGATCTCCGTTTGAGAGGAATCGTGCAATGTg TAAATGAGTTCCGCAGCGCTGCTCTCGCTCTCACCAAAAGTCATTTCAGCTCCGGTGATGACAACAGAGCTGTCGGTCGAGTGGAGTTCCTGCCTGTTAACTGGCACAGGGTTCTACATGGAGAGACCACCGGAGTCGACAG AGACATGGAGCGGATCACTTTGCCCAGCATCAGGGGCCTGCGCCAGTTTGCCAATGACACAGTGCTGGACCTGTTCTTCTACAACAGTGCCACCTACTGTCAGACCATCGTGGACACGGTAGCCTCAGAGATCAACCACCTTTACAGCGTCTTTCTTCAAAGAAACCCACAATTCACTGGAGCCGTGTCAGTGGCAGGACACAGCCTGG GTTCATTAATCCTCTTTGACctcttgaccaatcagaagacaGGAGCAGAAAGCACCAATGCAGCACAG GATGGACCGAAAGATGAAGACCCGGGCTCTTCCTCTGGGTCGGACTGCACTTGCTGTGAGAGTCTCGAAGAGGCACTAATGAGCATCGGCATGGAGGAACATCTCGGAATCCTTCAGAGGGAACAAATGGACATGGAATCTCtg ATGCTGTGCTCTGACAGCGACCTGAGAGATTTAGGAATCCCGCTCGGTCCTTGCAAGAAGATTATGAACTGCGTGAAGCAATGGAAG CACAGATCCGCAGCCCACACCGGAAAACATTCCTCAGATACGGAGGAGAGAAATTCTCCTGAAATTCAGAGTCTCATCCGAGAGAGTCGGCCGAAAACCAGCGCTGTGGACTACCAGCACTTTGACGTGGGGATTGGACAG GTCTCTATTAATTACCCGCAGCTCAGCTTCCGCCCCCAAGCCTTCTTCGCTTTCGGCTCTCCTATCGGAATGTTCCTGACCGTCCGAGGCCTGAAGAGGATCGACCCCAACTACAGCTTCCCCACCTGCAGCAGCTTCTACAACATCTTCCATCCT TTTGATCCGGTGGCATACAGGATCGAGCCCATGATATTGCCTCCAGATATGGAGGTAGCACCCATGCTGATGCCCCATCACAAGGGCAGGAAAAGGATGCACCTGG agcTGAAGGAGGGTTTGACGCGTGTGGGCACAGACCTGCTGGGGTCTTTACGGACAGTCTGGCAGAGTTTTTCCCAACTTCCTGTTTCGGCACTGGCTGAGGGAAATGACACGGCTACAGCTGTATGCACGGCCGAGGAAATGGAAA CCTCACCCCAGGAACAGGAGGAGAGAAAAATGATCCAGGTCGGGAAGCTGAACGGTGGCCGGCGTATCGATTATGTCCTGCAGGAGAAACCGATCGAAAGCTTTAACGAATATCTGTTCGCCATTCAGAGTCATCTGTGCTACtg ggAGTCGGAGGACACGGCTCTGCTGGTTCTCAAGGAGGTTTATGGAAATGGCGATTGCAAATCTCCTCAGCAGTAA